One Lepisosteus oculatus isolate fLepOcu1 chromosome 13, fLepOcu1.hap2, whole genome shotgun sequence genomic region harbors:
- the LOC138242249 gene encoding extracellular calcium-sensing receptor-like — protein MSLHVIDLRGEAARELMERRETEQRGCDEAAMSCGALTPGEHSPQGLQSSTPSFGLTVTEIVPTCRLREEFNLYGLYKEGDIILGGIFEIHFITVYPELSFTAKPEPLSCERFHFTGFLDAQTMAFAIEEINRDPALLPNITLGYRLYDNCENLAVGLRAATALISGEDDSVTDYSCRGTPPVLAIVGDPGSTNSIAVSRILGLFRVPMVSYYATCSCLSNRKEFPSFFRTIPSDTFQVKAMVQIIRHYGWTWVGVVVSNDDYGLYALKTFTEEVNRFGCIAFSEILPRNNNTSEILKIIRTIKESSAKVIAVFSTGAYLIPLTEEIVQFWETMFDCKFQDEGNNHNKSNSEGNNICTGSEDIESKKTAYSDVSELRASYNVYKAVYALAHSLHNLMSCEPGKGPFQNNSCADITTVQPWQLLHYLARVNFTTHYGDRVSFDENGDALAIYDVMNWQRADDGSVKTVTIGLYDESAPAGQELTLNEDKIFWNFESNSPPRSVCSESCQPGTRKATRKGEPLCCFDCVPCAEGEISNHTDSIECFKCPPEFWSNPNRDQCVLKEIEFLSYGESLGISLTTVSVLGALFSTAVLAVFIFYRSTPVVRANNSELSFLLLLSLILCFLCSLLFIGQPLHLTCMLRHVVFGNSFVLCISCILVKTIVVIMAFRATLPDNNVMKWFGAAQQRGTVFVFTVIQALICIIWLSTASPVPFKNTQYQNSKIIFECNVGSITGFSFLLGYIGLLASVCFVLAFLARNLPDNFNEAKFITFSMLIFCAVWIAFIPAYVSSPGKYSDAVEIFAILASSFGLLFAIFAPKCYIILLHPEKNTKKALMGRAATKT, from the exons ATGTCACTGCATGTCATTGACTTGAGAGGTGAGGCAGCCCGGGAGCTCATGGAGAGGAGAGAAACTGAACAGAGAGGCTGTGATGAAGCAGCGATGAGCTGTGGTGCTCTGACTCCAGGAGAGCACAGTCCTCAGGGGCTTCAGTCCTCCACGCCCAGCT TTGGGTTAACAGTTACTGAAATTGTGCCCACATGCAGACTCAGAGAAGAATTTAACTTGTATGGGCTGTATAAAGAAGGGGATATCATTTTGGGTGGGATATTTGAAATCCACTTTATAACAGTGTATCCTGAACTGTCCTTTACTGCTAAGCCTGAGCCATTGAGCTGTGAGCG TTTTCACTTTACAGGGTTTCTGGATGCACAGACCATGGCTTTTGCTATTGAGGAAATAAACAGAGACCCTGCTCTTCTCCCTAACATCACACTGGGATACAGGCTGTATGACAACTGTGAGAACCTGGCAGTAGGTCTTCGGGCAGCAACAGCTCTGATCAGCGGAGAGGATGATTCTGTCACTGACTACAGCTGTAGAGGGACTCCCCCTGTCTTAGCCATTGTTGGGGACCCTGGCTCAACAAACTCTATTGCTGTGTCAAGAATACTGGGTCTCTTCCGGGTCCCAAtg GTCAGTTATTATGCCACCTGCTCTTGCCTAAGCAATAGAAAGGAGTTCCCCTCTTTCTTCAGGACTATTCCCAGTGATACGTTCCAGGTCAAAGCCATGGTTCAAATCATCAGGCATTATGGGTGGACTTGGGTTGGTGTAGTTGTGAGCAATGATGACTATGGGCTGTATGCTTTAAAAACCTTTACTGAGGAGGTAAATAGATTTGGCTGCATAGCTTTCTCGGAAATCCTCCCTCGTAACAACAACACCTCTGAAATTCTTAAGATCATCAGGACCATCAAAGAGTCATCTGCCAAAGTTATTGCTGTGTTTTCTACAGGAGCTTATCTGATTCCTCTGACTGAAGAAATTGTTCA GTTCTGGGAAACGATGTTTGACTGCAAATTCCAAGACGAGGGAAACAATCACAATAAGTCAAACTCAGAAGGTAATAACATCTGCACAGGTTCAGAAGacattgaaagcaaaaaaactgCTTACAGTGATGTGTCAGAACTGCGGGCTTCCTACAATGTGTATAAAGCAGTGTACGCCTTGGCACACTCCCTGCACAACCTGATGTCCTGTGAGCCTGGAAAAGGGCCCTTTCAGAATAACTCCTGTGCAGACATCACAACTGTGCAGCCCTGGCAG CTGCTGCACTACCTGGCAAGAGTGAACTTCACTACTCACTATGGAGACAGGGTGTCCTTCGATGAGAATGGAGATGCTCTTGCAATCTATGATGTGATGAACTGGCAGAGGGCCGATGACGGGTCTGTGAAAACAGTAACAATCGGTCTGTATGATGAATCAGCTCCTGCTGGACAAGAGCTCACTCTGAATGAAGACAAAATCTTCTGGAACTTTGAATCTAATTCT CCCCCCAGGTCTGTGTGCAGTGAAAGCTGTCAGCCTGGCACCAGGAAGGCAACCAGGAAAGGGGAGCCCCTCTGCTGTTTCGACTGTGTGCCTTGTGCAGAGGGAGAGATCAGCAACCACACAG ATTCCATTGAGTGTTTCAAATGCCCCCCAGAATTCTGGTCTAATCCAAACAGAGACCAGTGTGTTTTGAAGGAAATAGAGTTTCTTTCATATGGGGAGAGTTTAGGAATCTCTTTGACAACAGTCTCAGTGCTTGGGGCACTTTTTTCAACTGCAGTTTTAGCTGTCTTCATTTTCTACAGGAGCACCCCAGTTGTAAGAGCCAACAATTCTGAACTGAGCTTCCTGTTGCTGCTTTCTCTAATACTCTGCTTCCTCTGCTCATTGCTGTTTATTGGTCAGCCACTACACCTCACCTGTATGCTGAGACATGTTGTGTTTGGAAACAGTTTTGTCTTGTGCATATCTTGCATTCTTGTGAAAACCATTGTTGTCATCATGGCCTTCAGAGCCACACTGCCAGACAATAATGTCATGAAGTGGTTTGGTGCTGCTCAGCAGAGAggcactgtttttgtctttaCTGTCATCCAGGCTCTGATCTGTATCATATGGCTGAGTACAGCATCCCCAGTgccttttaaaaacacacagtatcaaaactcaaaaatcatttttgagtGTAATGTTGGATCAATAACTGGATTTAGTTTCCTGCTGGGGTACATAGGCTTGCTAGCCAGTGTCTGCTTTGTGCTGGCTTTCCTTGCAAGGAACCTGCCTGACAACTTCAATGAAGCCAAGTTCATCACTTTCAGCATGCTCATCTTCTGTGCAGTTTGGATCGCTTTCATACCAGCTTATGTCAGCTCTCCTGGGAAATACTCGGACGCTGTGGAGATTTTTGCCATCTTGGCTTCAAGCTTTGGTCTCCTTTTCGCTATATTTGCCCCAAAATGTTACATCATTCTTCTTCATCCAGAGAAAAACACCAAGAAAGCCCTTATGGGCAGAGCAGCAACAAAGACTTGA